The Streptomyces sp. NBC_00483 genome contains the following window.
CGGCCCAGTCGACCTTCGCCTTCCGCTTGACCACGGGCAGGTGCAGGGTCTTCTGCAGGACGACGAGCGCGATGAGCGCGAAGGGCACACCGACGAACAGGCAGTAGCGCCAGCCGAGCCAGTCGGTGTCGGTGATGACACCGCCGACCAGCGGGCCGCCGACGGTCGCGACGGCGAACGTCGCGCCCAGGTAGCCGGAGTAACGGCCCCGCTCACGCGGGGCGATCATCGCGGCCATGATGATCTGCGCCAGGGCGGAGAGACCACCGGCACCGATGCCCTGGACGGCACGGGCGGTGATCAGCATCCCGGGGTTCTGCGCGAAGCCGGCCAGCGCCGAGCCGATTATGTAGACGACCAGGGCTATCTGGACCAGGGCCTTCTTGCTGAACAGGTCCGCCATCTTGCCCCACAGGGGCGTGGTCGCCGTCATGGCGAGCAGGGCTGCCGTGACCACCCAGGTGTACGCCGACTGACCGCCGCCCAGGTCGCCGATGATCTTCGGCAGGGCGTTGGAGACGATCGTCGACGAGATGATGGCGGCGAACATGCCGAGCAGCAGACCGGACAGCGCCTCCATGACCTGCCGGTGCGACATGGGGGCACCCGCTTCGGGGGCGGCCCCTGAATGCTTGGGATGGCTGCCCCGCACACCGGGCGGTGTGGTTGTTGCCATGGGAATCCTCTTCTTACGTGTTACGCGGGTGTACGGGTGATGGTCTGAGCGGTCGGCTCAGTGGCGGCCTGCGGAACCGTCGCGCGGGACCCCGTGGTTCGGCAGTCGCCGAAGCTCTCGCGCAGTCGCGTCATGAGGGCGATCAACTGATCGACCTCGTCGTCGGACCAGTCGCTCAGCCGGTCGGCGAGCAGTTGGGTGCTCCGTTCATTGAGCACGTCCATCTGCTTCGAGCCTTTTTCCGTGAGGCTGAGGATGCGCGAGCGTTTGTCAGCGGGGTCGGGATGGCGCTCGATCCAACCGCGGTCCGCGACGTGTGCCACGTGCCGGCTGGCCACGGACACGTCCACGGCGAGCAGCTCGGCCATGCGGCTCATCCGCATGTCGCCGTAGCGCTTGAGCAGCGTGAGAACCGCGGCCGAACCGGTCGGGCAGTCGTGCGGAAGGATCCGCGCCATGTCCCTCTTGACGGCTCCGAAGGCGCTCATCTGTCGCGCCAGCTCGTCGTAGTGACGTTGTGCGGCCACGGCACCTCCTGACCAAAAGATCTTTATTTGTTGCTTAGGGCAACCATAGAAGCAGTTGGTTGCCACAGGCAAACGAAAGTGGGGGCTCGCGGATAAAATCGCGGCAAAGATCAAGTGCAAATCAGTAAAGTCGCAGATCAGATGGTGCGTGCTCGGACTGTGGCGCCCTTCGCGGCAATTCGCTAGGGTCCTGCCCCATGGCTAACAACCCCCAAGGCCCCGGCCCCCAGGGCAATCCCGACCCCGCGGGCAACACCCAGATGTTCCGCGCCTTCGTCGACGAGCAGCCTCCCGCCCGTCAGCAGGCGGCCGCCGCGAAGTCCGGCCCCAGTGCCGGTCTGATCATCGGCATCGTGCTGGCGATCGTCGTGGTGGCGGGCGTGGCTTGGCTGGCGCTCAGCTAAGGCCGCATCCGCCAAGGCTTCATCCGCCGGCCAGGTCCGTATCCGCGGAGCTCACTTCCAGTCGACGTCGACGTCCTTCGTCTCCAGGCGCATCCCGAGCGGGACGCGCCATTCGTCGACGCACACGGTCCACGTCTTCCGCTTCTTCTCCCCGGCCCCGATGGGCACGGGGAGCTTCTTCTTGACGTTGACGGTCGCCCAGTCGATGCCGAGCGCGCCGATGACGTGCGTCTCGAAGGTCGCGGTGCCCGAACGCACCGCGCTGCCACCGGAGTTGTGCAGCGTCAGCGTCACGTCCTGACACCAGCGCTTGTCCGCCTTCTTGAGCTCCGGGTCGCCTGCGACCTTGAGCTCGGCGGGGCCCGATGGGGCCGAAGAGGAGGGGGCCGCGTCGCTGTCGGGGGCGGTGTTCCCGGAGGGCTTGTCGGCGGCGGACGGAGTGCCGCTCTCGCCGGGGGTCCCGCCGGCCGGTGGGGCGCCGCCCGCGTCGGGGACGTCCGCCCCGGGTTCCTGCCCGCCGGCCGTGTCTCCGCCGGCGTTGTCGCCACCGGCGCTGTCTGCACCTGCTCTGCCCGCCGCGTCCTTCTCCGACGGGCCCGGGGCGCCAGGGGTCTTTGCCGCCGGTGAGTCCAGCGGTACGAGTTCCACCTTGCCGGTGGGGGCGACCCGGTCGCCCGGGCTCGTGGGCGCCGCTCCTGCCGCACCCACGGCCACGTATCCATCGCGCCCGTCGCCACCGTCGAGTGCGACGACGGCGCCTGCGCTCACGCACACCACGGCGACCGAAGCGGCCCCCACGGCGGCCTTCCTGTGACCGAGCAACCAAGTCCGCAGCATCGCGCCAGTGTGTCTGACGCTCCGTCAATTCGGAAGCCCCCCTGGCTCTTTGGGAACAGGGGGCACTTCACTCCCGGTCGAACGGCGACCGGATCAGTCGGCGATGAGGCCCTCGCGCAGCTGCGACAGCGTCCGCGTGAGCAGCCGGGACACGTGCATCTGCGAGATGCCGACCTCCTCGCCGATCTGCGACTGCGTCATGTTCGCGAAGAACCGGAGCATGATGATCTGGCGCTCCCGCGGCGGCAGCTTGGCGAGCAGGGGCTTGAGCGACTCGCGGTACTCGACGCCCTCCAGGGCCGTGTCCTCGTAGCCGAGGCGGTCCGCGAGGGAGCCCTCGCCGCCGTCGTCCTCGGGCGCGGGTGAGTCGAGGGAGGACGCGGTGTACGCGTTGCCCACAGCCAGCCCGTCGACCACATCCTCCTCGGAGACGCCGAGCACCACGGCGAGCTCCGGGACGGTCGGCGAGCGGTCCAGCTTCTGCGCGAGCTCGTCGCTGGCCTTGGTCAGCGCGAGCCGCAGCTCCTGGAGGCGGCGCGGCACGCGCACCGACCACGAGGTGTCGCGGAAGAAGCGCTTGATCTCACCGACGACCGTGGGCATCGCGAACGTCGGGAATTCCACGCCGCGTTCGCAGTCGAAACGGTCGATCGCCTTGATCAGACCGATCGTTCCGACCTGGACGATGTCCTCCATCGGCTCGTTGCGACTGCGGAACCGGGCGGCCGCGTAGCGCACCAGCGGCAGGTTCAGCTCGATCAGGGTGTCGCGGACGTACGGCCGCTCCGGGCTGTGCTCGTCGAGCGTGGCAAGACGCAGGAACAGGGAACGGGACAGAGTGCGGGTGTCGATGGCCCCGCTCGGCGGAGGTGTCACGGACACCTCGGGGCTCTCGGCGGCCTGGGCCGGAACCGAAGCGGGAACAGGAGCGTCGATCAGCGCGGCAGGCGTCTGCTCGCTCATGTCATCGGTCGCGGCGGGCGCGCCGGGCGTGAGCGTGAGCACCTTCGAGCTGCCCTGGTCTGCGGACATGCCACCCCCTTGAGGTCGCGGACGGTCGCGGCGGACGCTCCCGTCAGGTAAGAGCGCAGCCTCCACCTGAATACCGGACGAGGGACTGCGCCAAACGCCGTTCCAGCAGAATGTCACATGTCGGCAACACGCTGTAGTGACATGTCGACATGTATGGGATGGAACGGTGCAGGAAGCAAGGGGTGTGACGGGAGTTGGCGCGGATTCCGGCGGGAAAAGCGCCGCGCGCCTTGTCTACCCGTTCGAGCTAGGCGTCGATCCTGTTTGCGGACCGAAGTCGAGCGAAGCTGCGGGCGAGGAGTCTTGACACGTGCATCTGTGAGACACCCAGTTCCGCGCTGATCTGAGATTGCGTCAGATTGCTGTAGTAGCGGAGCAAAAGGATTCGTTGCTCCCGCTCGGGCAGCTGTACGAGGAGGTGCCGTACGAGATCGCGGTGCTCGACGCCGTCCAGCTCCGGGTCCTCGTAGCCGAGCCGGTCGAGCAGGCCCGGCATCCCGTCGCCCTCCTGCGCCGCCTCCAGGGAGGTCGCGTGGTACGAGCGGCCCGCCTCGATGCAGGCGAGCACCTCGTCCTCGCCGATCCGCAGCCGCTCGGCGATCTCGGAGGTGGTCGGGGAGCGCCCGAAGGCGGTCGTCAGGTCCTCGGTGGCGCCGTTGACCTGCACCCACAGCTCGTGGAGGCGGCGCGGCACGTGCACGGTGCGGACGTTGTCCCGGAAGTACCGCTTGATCTCGCCGACGACCGTGGGCATCGCGAAGGTCGGGAACTGGACGCCGCGGTCCGGGTCGAAGCGGTCGATGGCGTTGATCAGGCCGATGGTGCCGACCTGGACGACGTCCTCCATCGGCTCGTTGCGGCTGCGGAAGCGGGCCGCGGCGTAGCGCACGAGCGGCAGGTTCGCCTCGATCAGGGCGCCGCGTACCCGGGAGTGCTCGGGGCTGCCCGGCGGGAGCTCCTTGATCTGCGCGAAGAGGACCTGGGTCAGCGCGCGGGCGTCGGCGCCGCGGCTCTTCGCGGGCGCGGGCGGCGCCTCGGGCGGTACCTCGGGCGGTGCTTCTTGAGGCGCAGTACTGGCCGGCACGGTCAACTCCACCTCTGTTTCCGTCAACTCATCGGTCAAAAGCGGTCATAGCATCACAAGACATGTGCACTGTGTGCAAGCACCGCATAACTCCGTGTTGAAGCCCGAGTTGGGGCACGGCGAGGGGTTCAGGACGCACGAAAGCCCCTCACCGTTCAGGTGAGAGGCTTCTCGAACGTGTGACGGTCCCGAGAGTGTGCTCAGAACTCGTAGTCCGCGATCACCCACGTGGCGAACTCGCGCCACATCGCGACGCCCTCCTGGTGCGCGGGGTGCTCGATGTACCGCTTCAGGGCGTCGGTGTCCTCGACGGCCGAGTTGATCGCGAAGTCATAGGCGATCGGGCGGTCGGTGATGTTCCAGTCGCACTCCCAGAACGTCAGCTCGGGGATCTTCGCGCCCAGCGCGCGGAAGGCCTCGACGCCCTCGGCCACGCGCGGTTCGTCACGGCTCACGCCGTCGTTGAGCTTGAAAAGGACCAGATGGCGGATCACGGGGTGCTCCCTGCGGTGCTGACGGCCGGCTTGCCGCTACTTCCCGCCGTTGACGACCCAGGTCATGAAGTCGCCTATGGACTGGGCGGCGGACGATACGCCTTCGAACCCTATCTGGACGTAATCGGCGGCCTTGGAGGGGTCGGTGATGATCACGTAGAGCACGAAGACCACCCCGACGAAGAGCGCGACTTTCTTCGACTGCACCACGTTGCCTCCCCGTACCCGTGTCCTGGCCCCGTCCGACCCCTGTCGAACGGCGGCGAGTCTAACGCGGACGATCACCGACGCGACCTTTAAGGACCAACGGCCTCCGGTTATGGGTCCTTTGCCGACCTCCCGCATCGCCACAAAGGGGCAGTATTGGTGATGAGCCCGGAGGGTCTGGCAGGAATCCGATGGGCAGGGACGTGACCCCGACTGCGGGGTCCGCGCCGCACTTCCCCCCGAAGCGGCGCGGACTACGGGAGTCCGTCCTCATCGGGGGGAGTGGTTTGTCCCCCCGATACCACTCCCCCCGACCCGAACGGGACGTGAAGGCCCCGACACCTCTGGGCAGGTGTCGGGGCTTTTCCGTGTCCATGGCTTCACGCGACGCTTCCCGGGAGCACCATGGGTTCGCCCACAGGACGCGTACAAGGAGGGACTTCCCATGGCCAACCAGACCCAGACCCTCGGAAGGGGAAGCACCACGGGCGCGGAGAGCTTCTGGTACATCCTCGGGTGCATCTCGTTCGGGGCCGCCTACTTCGCAAAGGTCCCCACGAAGAAGGCCCTCAGTGAGTACGGGCTCTGCGAGATGACCAGCGCCGAGAAGTTCTGGTACGTGGTGCAGAACATCTGCTTTGGATCCGGCTACCTGGCCAAGGTCCCCGTGAAGAAGGCGCTGTCCGAGGTCCGGTTCGGGGCCGAACAGCCCCCGCAGGCCCAGCAGCCCTGGCCGCCCGCGGCGGGTCCGCAGGCCGGCTGAGCGCGGCCGGGCAAAAGCGAAAGGGCGGATCCTGTCGGATCCGCCCTTTCGGCCGGCGGTAGCGGAGGGATTTGAACCCTCGGAGAGTTTCCCCTCACTCGCTTTCGAGGCGAGCTCCTTCGGCCGCTCGGACACGCTACCGAGAGGAACTCTAGCCCATGGTGGGCCGTGGTCCGAAATCCGTTTCTCTGAAGAAACGGGTGAGCTGTGTCGCACACTCCTCGGCGAGTACGCCGGAGATCACTTCGGGCCTGTGGTTGAGCCGCCGGTCGCGGATCACGTCCCACAGCGAACCGGCCGCCCCCGCCTTTTCGTCGCGGGCCCCGTAGACGACCCGGTCGACGCGGGACTGCACGAGCGCGCCCGCGCACATGGTGCACGGCTCCAGGGTGACGACGAGCGTGCACCCCGTGAGCCGCCACTCTCCTACTTCTTGCGCCGCCCTGCGCAGCGCCAGCACCTCGGCGTGCGCGGTCGGGTCCCCGGTCAGCTCACGCTCGTTGTGCGCCCGCGCGAGCACGGTGGTCCCGTCCGGCGCCAGCACGACGGCGCCGACGGGAACGTCACCGCCCGCCGCGGCGAGCCCGGCCTCGGCCAGGGCCTGCCGCATCGGCGGCTTCCAGGGGTCTCGTACGGGATCGGGGTCGGAAACGGTGTCGGAGGGTGTCACGGCGAGGAATCTATCCCCGCCGCGGTCAGCGCACCGTCTCGAGGACCTCCGATGCGCCCAGGGCGTCGGCGATCTCGCCCAGCGCGTCCGTCCCGTCGAGAGTGAGCAGATCCTTCTCGGCGACGCCCAGGTCGGCCAGGACCCCGCTGTCGCCGAGCGGGCCCGGCGGCACCACCTCGGCTCCGGCGTCCTCGTCGTCGTCGGACGCGCTCTCGCCGTCCGGCTCGCCGTCCTCCGTGCCGTCCAGGTCCAGGGCGTCCAGATCGTCGACGACGTCCGAACCGTCCGGAGCCTTGCCGAGCAGTTCGTCGGTGAGCAGGATCTCGCCGTAGCTGCTGCGGGCAGCCGCGGCCGCGTCGGAGACGTAGATGCGAGGGTCCTCCTCGCCGTCGATGCGGACGACGCCGAACCAGGCGTCCTCTTGTTCGATGAAGACGAGGATCGTGTCGTCCTCGGCGCCGGCCTCGGCCGCCGCCTCGCGGGCCAGGTCGGACAGATCCGACAGGGTCTCCACGTCGTCGAGCTCTGTATCGCTCGCTTCCCACCCGTCTTCGGTGCGCGCGAGCAGTGCGGCGAAGTACACCGTGACTCTCCCACTGGTCTTAAGGGTGCCGGTCGGGAATCCCCCCGGCGGGGCCTGGGAGGCGGGGATTGCAGTTCAAGCCCCGCCCACTCGGAATCGTGGCAGAAAGTCCGGCTCCAAGAGAGGTCTTCCGCGCGCTGTGTTCGTGGCGCGTCCTCCGCGAAGTCCCGCGGGACGGGGATCCGGGGCGGACCGGCCGGGCCCGTCACCAGCGAAACGTGCGCATGCGCATCTGCTGTCGCATCCGTGCCGCCCGGGCGCGGCGTGGCTGGACCCTGGCGCGCAGCTCCCGCGCCTCGGTCAGTTCCCGCAGGAACAGGGCCCGCCTGCGCCTGCGCTCGGCGTCCGTCTCCGTCTCCGTGTCCGGCTCGGGCCCGGCTCCGGTCCCCGTACCGGCACCGCCCGACTCCCGCTCGGGCCGCTCCCGACGTTTCTCGTCCGCCATCGGCCACACCACCCCAGTCCGCCCAGTCGGCGCCAGTCGGAGCCAGTCGGCGAGTCCCTTCCACCTTCCCTCCGTACCGGCCGTTGATGCCACCGCGCGGGGGAGCCGCGGCCCTGTGGCCCGGTTACTGTTGGGGACATGCGGATCCACGTCGTCGACCACCCTTTGGTGGCGCACAAGCTCACCACGCTGCGCGACCAGCGCACCGACTCCCCGACCTTCCGGCGCCTGGCCGACGAGCTGGTCACCCTGCTCGCCTATGAGGCGACCCGGGACGTGCGCACCGAGCAGGTCGACATCGACACCCCCGTCTCGCGGACGACCGGCGTCAAGCTGTCGTACCCGCGCCCCCTGGTGGTGCCGATCCTGCGCGCGGGCCTCGGCATGCTCGACGGCATGGTGCGCCTCCTGCCGACCGCCGAGGTGGGCTTCCTCGGCATGGTGCGCAACGAGGAGACGCTGCAGCCCGCGACGTACGCGACGCGGATGCCGGACGACCTCTCCGGGCGCCAGGTGTACGTCCTCGACCCGATGCTGGCCACGGGCGGCACGCTCGTCGCGGCGATCCAGGAACTGATCAAGCGCGGCGCCGACGACGTCACGGCCGTGGTGCTGCTCGCCGCCCCCGAGGGCGTCGAGATCATGGAGCGCGAGCTGGCAGGCACGCCGGTCACCGTCGTGACGGCCTCCGTCGACGAGCGGCTCAACGAGCACGGGTACATCGTTCCGGGCCTCGGCGACGCCGGGGACCGTATGTACGGGGTCGCCGAGTAACCGACGCCGTACGGGAACGGGAACGGAAAAGCCGCGGACGAACCGTCCGCGGCTTTTCGCTGTACGGGTCCCGTCAGCAGCCCGCGCCGGACGCCGAGGGCTGCGGCTTCGGGTGGCTCAGCGCCGTCAGCGCCTTGTCCGCGGCCGGCTTCTTGGCGAGCTTCTTGAAGTCGGAGCCGATGATCAGGTCGACCTCGGTCGGCTTCGAGCGCTTGTCCGCCTTCAGCTCGGCGCCGGTCAGCTGCGTACCGAGGACCGGGAGCGCCGCGTCGGTGGCCGCGGAGGCGCCGAGCAGTATGCCGGGGCCCTTGACCTTCTTGTCGTACGCCTTCGTGGCGTTGCCCACGTCGCCGATCTTGAAGCCGCGCTTCTTCAGCTCGTCCGCGGTGTCCTTGGCCAGGCCGCCGCGGGCCGTGGCGTTCAGGACGTTCACCGTGATCTGGGAGGGCTTCGGCAGCTTCTGGGCCGCCGCCTTGCCCGGGGAGGCCGACGCGCTCGGCTTCCGCTCGCAGGCGCCGGACTTCGCCCCCGCGGCGCTGGCCTTGTCACCGCCCGAGAAGACGTCGACCAGCTGGAACGATCCCCAGCCGATCAGCCCGATCGCGGCGACGGACGCGACGACCGCGAGCACGATCCTGCTGTGCGGACGCCCGCGCCGCATGCGGGGGTACTTGTCCCCTGTGATGCGGTACTTGCCGCCCATGCCGGGTGGAGTGAGCATGCTCATGAGCGCAGCGTAATCCTGTGCGGCGACGATGCCTATTAAATGATCACGGTCAGTCGCTCAGTCCAACCCAAAAGGGCCAATGCGGACTTGAGGCGGCGTCAGTGGGACGGGTGTGCGAGCCGTGTCAGCCGAGCTCGAGCACGCGCGCGTGCAGCACCTGGCGCTGCTGGAGCGCGGCGCGCACGGCGCGGTGCAGGCCGTCCTCCAGGTAGAGATCGCCCTGCCACTTCACGACATGCGCGAAGAGGTCGCCGTAGAACGTCGAGTCCTCGGCGAGCAGGGTCTCCAGATCGAGCTGGCCCTTGGTCGTCACCAGCTGATCGAGGCGGACCGGGCGCGGCGCGACGTCCGCCCACTGCCGGGTGCTTTCCCGGCCGTGGTCGGGGTACGGCCGGCCGTTTCCGATGCGCTTGAAGATCACACGGAAAGCCTACCGGGCAAGGCTCTCCGGGCGCAGCCATGGGGACGCGGTACACAGCCGGTAAATACCGTCCTTAACCGGCTCCAACCGGGTCCAGTCGAGCGACGCACAGGGGCCTGAAATGAGTGGCGCCGTGGGTGAGTTGGTGGAGAGCAGGCGTGTTCGTGGCTCTTCCGGGGTAGTGGCGCGCGCTTCGTTGACGGGTGGTTCCCCGCGTCCCGTGCGGGGGCGCGGGGAACCGTCTTCAGCGGTCGTTCTTCTTGCCCGGCGTCCGCCGGTCGCGCGAGCTGGGCGGGGTCGTCTTCTGCGTAGCGGAGCGTTCGCCGCGTGCGGCCTCCGCGCGCATCAGGGCGCGCAGGAGCGCGTAGGGGTCCTTGGGCATGAGGGTGCTGCCGTCCTTTTCGAAGTCGTGCGTGCGTGCTGACGGGTCCGGGGGACGGGTCCCGTCAGCAGCGCAGGACGACGGTGCGCAGGGCGCGGTGGGGCGGCGGCGCGGGCTGCGCCGTGGTGTCGGGGCGCGCGGCGACGAGGGGGCGTGGCGGGGCGCACGGGGGCGGGGTCGTGAGAAGCCGGACGGGATGGCCCGTCGACAGCCGGAGGGCCTCTTCGGAGGCGTCCCGGGTCCCCTCGCCCGGCTCGCAGGAGGAGGCGGCGGCGGGCGGCGGCGCGGAGGCCCCGGCGGGGGCGGCGGCGAGCGGCGCGAACAGCAGGGCGAGCAGCACCACGACCACACGCACCAGGCCCGGGACACGGTGGCCCGGGCAGGCGGCGGACGCGGCGGCGCTCATGCCCCGTCATCTGCCCACCACCGACCGCGACGTGATCCATGCAGCGGCAGATCCGCCCTCACGGGTGACCGACCCGGCACCCGGCTGACAGCAACCAAGCCCTGCCGGCGATTGAGGCAAATAGAGCCCCGCCGGCGATTGAGGCGCGGGGTCCGGGGCAGAGCCCCGAGACGTCCACCACGGCTCCGCCGAGGCACGCCCACCCTGCCCGCTACTTGGCGGCCTTCGCCGCCTTCGCGGCGGCCTTCATCTCCTGCTTGTGCGCCCGCACCTTCGTGAGGGACTCCGGGCCGGTGATGTCGGCGACCGAGCGGTACGCCTTCGGTTCGCCGTACGCGCCCGCCGCCTCGCGCCAGCCCGTGGGCCGCACGCCGAGCTGCTTGCCGAGCAGGGCCAGGAAGATCTGGGCCTTCTGCTTGCCGAAGCCGGGCAGCTCGTTGAGGCGCCGCAGCACCTCCTTGCCGGTGTCGACGCCCTCCCACACGGCGGCCGCGTCCCCCTCGTAGTGGTCGACGAGGTACTGGCACAGCTGCTGCACCCGCTTGGCCATGGAGCCGGGATAGCGGTGCACGGCCGGCTTCTCGGAGAGCAGCGCGGCGAAGGCCTCGGGGTCCTGGGCGGCGATCTCGTACGCGTCGAGGTCGTCGACGTTCAGGCGCGTGGCGATGGTGCGCGGGCCCGCGAACGCCCACTCCATGGGCACCTGCTGGTCGAGCAGCATCCCGACGAGCGCGGCGAGCGGACTGCGGCCGAGGAGTTCGTCGGCGGCGGGCTCCTGGGCGAGGTGGAGGGTGACGTCCATACGGCTCATACGTCGATGATCGCGCCGGGCCGCCGGCGTCGCCACGTCGGGGTCGCCACGCCGGGGTGCCGCCGGCGGCGTGGCCCCGCGCGGCCACGATAGGGGGCCACCGCGTCGCATAGGCGCGCCGTCCGCGGTAACCCTGACGTCATGACTTCCACGACGCCCGCCCCGTACGATCTCGTGGCCCTCGCCGACGATCATCTGGCCGCGGCCCGCAAGGCCGAGCACGGCCGCAGCGCGGAACTCCTCATCAAAGAGGACCCCCTGCTGCGGCAGAGCGTCATCGCGCTGACCGAGGGCAGCAACCTGGAGGAGCACAACGCCCCGCCCGCGGCCACCCTCCAGGTGCTGCGCGGCCGCGTCCGTCTCACCGCGGTCTCCGGCGACGTCACCCTCACGCAGGGCCAGCTGCACCCGATCCCGCAGGAACGGCACGGACTCGTCGCGCTGACGGATGCGGCGGTGCTGTTGACGGCGGTCACCGCCTGACCTGATCGTGTTCCCGTCGCTACGGGATCCATCGGGCCCGCAGGTCGGGTTCTGCGCAAAGGAGTGCGGGCATGCCGTCGTACGAGGAAGTCTTCCGAGCGAGCACCGAGGACCCGGAGGCCTTCTGGCTCACGGCGGCCCGCGCGATCGACTGGGACGTGCCCCCGACCCGGGCCCTGGACTCCTCGCGGGCCCCCTTCCACCGCTGGTTCCCCGACGGAGAGCTGAACGTCTGCCACAACGCGCTCGACCGTCATGTCGCGGCGGGCCGCGGTGCTCAGCCGGCACTCGTGTACGACTCCCCGGTGACGGACACCAAACGCACGTACACCTACGAGGAGTTGACCGACCAGGTCGCCACCTTCGCGGGCGTGCTGACCGGTCTCGGAGTGACCCGCGGCGACCGGGTCGTCCTCTATATGCCGATGGTCCCGGAGGCCGTCGTCGCGATGCTCGCCTGCGCGCGGATCGGGGCGGTGCACTCGGTCGTCTTCGGCGGTTTCGCGGCGAACGAGCTGGCGGTGCGGATCGACGACGCGGCACCGAAGGTCGTCGTGTCGGCGTCCTGCGGGATCGAGGGGGCGCGGGTCGTCCCGTACAAGCCGCTTCTCGACCAAGCCGTAGACCTGTCGCAGCACAAGCCGGACGCCTGCGTGATCCTCCAACGCCCCGAGGGGCCGGGTGAGTTGACGCCGGGCCGGGACGTGGACTGGGCGGAGGCGATGCGCGACGCGCGCCCCGCGGCCTGCGTCCCGATGGCGGCGACGGACCCCCTGTACATCCTCTACACCTCCGGAACGACCGGAAAGCCCAAGGGAGTTGTCCGCGACTGCGGCGGCTACGCGGTCGCGCTGCGCTGGTCCATGGAGGCCGTGTACGACGTGGGGCCCGGCGAGGTGATGTTCACCGCGTCCGACGTGGGCTGGGTCGTCGGCCACTCGTACATCGTGTACGCCCCGCTGCTGGCCGGCGCCACGACCGTCCTCTACGAGGGGAAGCCGGTCGGCACCCCGGACGCGGGCCAGTTCTGGCGGGTGGCGGCGGAGTACGGGGTGAAGACGCTGTTCACGGCGCCGACGGCGTTCCGGGCGATCAAGAAGGTCGACCCGGAGGGCGAGTTGACGCGTGGATACGACCTGAGTGCGCTGAAGTATCTGTTCCTCGCCGGGGAGCGGCTCGACCCGGAGACGTACCACTGGGCGAGCGAGCTGCTCGGCATCCCGGTGATCGACCACTGGTGGCAGACCGAGACGGGCTGGCCGATCGTCGCGAACCCGGTGGGCATCGAGGCCGCGCCGGTCAAGGCGGGCTCCCCCACGTTCCCGCTGCCGGGCTGGGACGTACGGGTCGTGGACGGGGACGGCAAACCGGTACCGCCCGGCGAGGACGGCGCCATCGTCGTACGCCTCCCGATGCCGCCCGGCTCCCTGCCCACCCTCTGGAACGACGACGAGCGCTTCGTCTCCTCGTACCTCTCGGCGTTCGACGGCTACTACCTGACCGGCGACGGCGGGCACGTGGACGAGGACGGCTATGTGTTCGTGATGGGGCGGACGGACGACGTCATCAACGTCGCGGGGCACCGCCTGTCCACGGGCGGGATGGAGGAGGTGCTCGC
Protein-coding sequences here:
- a CDS encoding propionyl-CoA synthetase; translated protein: MHRARRSGSAQRSAGMPSYEEVFRASTEDPEAFWLTAARAIDWDVPPTRALDSSRAPFHRWFPDGELNVCHNALDRHVAAGRGAQPALVYDSPVTDTKRTYTYEELTDQVATFAGVLTGLGVTRGDRVVLYMPMVPEAVVAMLACARIGAVHSVVFGGFAANELAVRIDDAAPKVVVSASCGIEGARVVPYKPLLDQAVDLSQHKPDACVILQRPEGPGELTPGRDVDWAEAMRDARPAACVPMAATDPLYILYTSGTTGKPKGVVRDCGGYAVALRWSMEAVYDVGPGEVMFTASDVGWVVGHSYIVYAPLLAGATTVLYEGKPVGTPDAGQFWRVAAEYGVKTLFTAPTAFRAIKKVDPEGELTRGYDLSALKYLFLAGERLDPETYHWASELLGIPVIDHWWQTETGWPIVANPVGIEAAPVKAGSPTFPLPGWDVRVVDGDGKPVPPGEDGAIVVRLPMPPGSLPTLWNDDERFVSSYLSAFDGYYLTGDGGHVDEDGYVFVMGRTDDVINVAGHRLSTGGMEEVLASHPDVAECAVIGVADSLKGQVPRGLVVLKAGVASDPAVVEAELVQLVRDRIGAVASLKEVAVVAALPKTRSGKILRRTMRGIADGLDEPVPSTVDDVSVLDALRPVLTRGSAGGAQQ